From the genome of Pseudomonas migulae:
CACGTCAGCGGGGGAGGCGGCGCCTTCCTGCACGATCTGGTTACCCATTTCGGTGTCGTCGCCGTTGCGCACCGTGACCTTGATTCCGGTCTCCTTGGTAAAGCCCTCGGTCCAGGCTTTTGTCAGGCTTTCATGCTGGGCGTTGTAGACCACGATGCCGTCGGCATCGGCGGAGTAAACGTGACCGGCACTCAGCAGGGCAGTGGTCAGCACGGCGATTCTCAGGAAAGCGGGAATAGGGCGGTTCATGCGTTGGCGGCTCCTGTTGTTTTTAGAATCGTGCACGCTGACAGACCGTAAGGGTCGACAATGATTGTAGGTCAATACGAATCATTTGCAGGCTTGAGCGGCGCCGAATGTAAGGGGCTGGATCAGAAAAACCGTCAATTCATTGCGATACCGGGCAACCTCTTTGCGTTCCGCTTGCAGCTTGACTGATCAACGCAGCCAGGCGTTTGACGTTGTTCTGCTGGGCAATGACCAGGTCATCGATGGACGGTCCTGACGGTGTTTGCAACGTACTTCGGCAGCTGACCAGCGTGGTGTCACCAGCCCCGGGACTGCGCAGGCGCCATTTGACGTCCATCAGCGCGTATTGACCGGGAACCGAATCAAAACGCTGAACCTCGACGCGCACCGAGACTTTGCGCTGGGGACTGCTGTTGGCCAGTTGATCGACCAAGGCGCTGCGCAACTCATCCACCAGGCTCGCTGCCCACCATTCGGTCTCGAGAATCGCCAGGCCGCTATTGCCCTGGCGAATGACGATCTGCGGACGATCGACCTGCGGCGGTACGCTGATACCTTCGATGAGGATTTCCCCGCCGTTGCCGCGTGCGGTCCCGCTCAATTGCGCCGGCGTCAGGGTATGGAACTGGATCGGCTCACTGCGGCACGCGGCGAGCAGCATGAGCGCAGTGACCAACGTCATCTTCAGCGAAGAAACCATGGGTGTTGCTCCTGTGGTCAGTTGCGCGGTGGCGCCTTCAAGTCCAGCGGCGCGGCGTTTTCGGGGCGACCGCGAATCAGCGACTCCGGATGTCGGCCCAGGTAATCCGAGAGCTCACGCAAGGAACGCGACATGCGCCCGAGTTCGTCCAGGGTCTGGGTCAATTGCTCCCGTTGCGGCGAATCTTCGGCGAGGGTCGAGCTGGCCGATTGCAGGGTCTTGCTGACATCCGCCAGGGTGGTTTGCACGCCGGGCAGGGTCTTGGCGTTGAATTGCGCGAGGCCCTTGCGCAGCTCGACGAGGTTGCTGTCGAGGTTGCCGGCAATGCGCTCGATCGGCAGCTGATTGATCTTGTTGACCATGCCTTCGAGTTTTTCCTGCAACTGTTCCAGGCTGCCGGGAATGGTCGGAATGGACACGGGACGGGCAGTGGGGTCGAACACGACTTTCTCCGCTTTGGGGTAGAAGTCGAGCGCGATGTAGAGCTGGCCGGTCAACAGATTGCCGCTTCGGGCCTGGGCCCGCAGGCCGTTTTCGATGAACGTGCCCATCAGTCGTACGCCCGCCGCTTCGTCATTGGGGTCATGCTTCAAGGCCTCGAGCATTTTGATGTGCGCCTGACCCAGCCGTTGCGGGTAGATCACGATGCCGACATTGACCGGGAAACTGCGTTTTTTCGGATCGAAATCCAGATTGACCGACACCACTCTGCCGAACTCGATGCCGAGGAATTCCACCGGTGCACCGACCTTGAGCCCGCGCAAGGCCTGGTCGAAACGCAAGCTCAGGTATTGCGCCTTGCCGTTGGGCGGGGCGAGTGCGGTTTGCTGGTCTTCGAACAGTTCGAAGGCTTTATCCTCGATGGCTGGTGTATCGTTGGGGCTGTATTCCGGAGCGCGGAAGGCAATGCCGCCCACCAGGATGGAGGACAGCGACTCGGTCTTCACCGCAAAACCGTTGGCGCCGACATTCACGTCGATCCCGCTGGCGTTCCAGAAGCGGGTGTTTTCGGTGACGTAGGCATCGTTGGGCGAATGAATGAACACTTCAATGTTCACCCCTTTGCCGTCGGCATTCAGGGCGTAAGCGACGACCTGGCCGACGGGAATCTTGCGGTAGTAAACCGGCGAACCGATGTCCAGCGAACCCAGGTCCGGAGCGTTCAGCGTGAAGCGCTTGCCGGGCTCGCCATAGGTGATGGGCGGCGGGTTTTCCAGGCCGGTGAAATTCTTCGCCCGGGCATTGGACTGGCCGATATCGGCACCGATGTAGTCCCCGGAGAGCAGGGTATCGATGCCCGACACGCCGCCGGCACCGATGCGTGGTCGCACGACCCAGAACTGCGAGTCTTCACGGGTGAAGCTTTCCGCCTGCTTGGCCAGTTTGATCGTGGCGTTGACGCTCTTCTGGTCGTTGCTCAGTTCGACGTCGGACACATGCCCGATCACCACGTTGCGGTATTTGACTTCGGTCTTGTTGGCCGTCAGGCCGCTGCCGGTCTTGAAGGTCACGGTGATGGTCGGGCCTTCCTGCAGGATGCTGTGCACCACCAGCGAAATACCCACCAGCACCGCCACGATCGGCACGATCCATACCAATGAAACGCTGAAACGGCGGGTCTTGATCGGGGCCTCCCCAGGGGCTTGCGGCCCGTCAGTGGCTTGCGACTTCATCCATGACCTCCTCGTTATTCGAATGGTGTTGGTCCCAGATCAGACGCGGGTCGAAGCTCATCGCCGAGAGCATGGTAAACACCACGACCAGACCAAAAAACAGAATGCCCGCGCGCGGTTCGATGTCGGCCAGGGCTTGAAACTTCACCAGTGAAGCCACCAGGGCCACCACGATCACGTCGAGCATCGACCAATAACCGATGAGCTCGACGAAACGGTACATTTTTGACCGCTCCTTGCGCGCCCATTGGCTGTTGCGTTGAACGGTCACCAGCAGGAGCGTCAGGGCGACGAACTTGATGCCCGGCACCGCGATGCTGGCGATGAAAATGATCAGGGCAATGTCCCAGGCGCCGTGCTGCCAGAAATCCAGCACACCGCCCATGATGGTGCTGTCGGCACCGTTACCGACCATTTTGGTGTTCATCACCGGCAACACGTTGGCCGGGATGTAGAACACCAGCGAAGTGAGCAGGTAGGCCCAGGTCCGGGTCAGCGCGTTGGTTTTGCGCCGATGCAGCGGTGCCCCGCAACGCTCGCATTCGTGGGGTTCGCCGGTCATGTCACAGGCCAGGCCGCAGCTGTGGCAAAGGCACAGGTTGAGTTCGCTGGCGACCGGAGGCGTGGTCATAAAACATCCCACAGTTCACGGACATCGCGTCCGGCAATGCGGATCATCATCAGGCTGAGAATGGCCAGGGCAAACAGACCGATACCGGGCAGCACGTCGAGCAGCCCGGCGAGTTTGATCACGGCAACCATTGCCCCCAGCAGGCAGACTTCCAGCATGCTCCAGGGCCGCAGGGTTTCCAGCCAGCGCATGCAGAATCTGAAGCCCGGCGAGCGACGGGAAACGAGGGCGAAACTCAGGACCCAGATCAACAGCAGCAACTGGAAAATCGGCGCGATGATCATCGAGATGGCCGCCACCAGGGCGATGAAGGTAATCGGGCCCAGCGTCAGGGCCATCACGGAATCCCACAGCGTTGCGCTGTTTTTCAAGCCTTGGAGGCTGATGCTCATGACCGGGTAGAAATTGGCGAAAATCCACAGCATCAATGCCGTGACGGTCAGCGCCAGCCGCTGCTCCACCGACAGGCCGTTATAGCGCTGGAGCACGCCGCCGCAGCGCGTACACAGGGTTTTCTGATGTTTGGCGAGCGTGACTTTTTGATACACGCAGTCGCAGTGCTCGCAGATGATCAGTTGGTCAGTCGTAGCCATAGGCCGCACTCGCCAGGAGACAGGAAAGTCAGAGCACCTCCTCAATATAGAAGTGCCTTGCGAATGAGCAAATCGAAAGGCTCAAACGACTGATAGTCCGTGTCATCGTTCTTCGCGGGCAAGCCCGCTCCCACAGGGATCTTCGTCGCTCACAAATGCTGTGTTCGCTGAAGGTCCTGTGGGGGGCTTGCCCGCGAAAGCGGCAGGTCAAACATCGCTGCGCTCCAGCCGAGCACTTCCACAAGAATCATCGTCGCTCACAAATGCTGTGTTCGCTGAAGGTCCTGTGGGAGCGGGCTTGCCCGCGAAAGCGGTAGGTCAAACATCGCTGCGCTTCAGCCGAGCAACTCACGCAGCCGGTACCAGAACATGCCCAGCGCCAGCAACGGCGAACGCAGCATCGGTCCACCGGGAAAGGTCATGTGCGGCACGGCGCTGAACACGTCGAAGCCTTGGCTGTGTCCGGCATGAATCGCTTCGCCCAGCAGTTTTGCGCACCAGTGGGTCACGTTCAGCCCATGGCCGGAGTAACCCTGGGCATAAAACACGTTCGGGTGCTGGCGCAAGCGGCCGACCTGCGGAAACCGATTGGCCGTGATGCCGATCTTGCCGCCCCACTGATAATCAATGCGCACGTCCGCCAGCTGCGGGAAGACCTTGAGCATCTGCGGGCGCATGTAGGCGGCAATGTCCGCCGGATCGCGCCCGGAATAATGACAGGCGCCGCCGAACAGCAAGCGCCGGTCCGCCGAGAGCCGGTAATAATCCAGGCCGACTTTCTGGTCGCACAGCGCCAGGTTGTGCGGGATCAATTGCGCGGCAACCTCAGGCGCCAATGGCTCGGTGGCGATGATGTAACTGCCCGCTGGAAGCACCTTGCCGTTGAGTTTCGGTTCCAGTTCGTCCAGATGCGCATTACACGCCAGTACCAGACTGCCGGCACGCACCGTGCCGCCGGCACAACGAACCTGAACCGTGCTGCCATGGATCAGTTCCAGCACCGGGCTCTGCTCAAAGATCTGCACCCCAAGCGATTGCGCCAGCCGCGCTTCACCGAGCACCAGATTCAGCGGGTGCAAGTGCCCCGAACCCATGTCGACCAGGCCACCGGCATACACGCCCGAATTCACCACTTGCTCGCGGATCTGCTCCGGCCCGACCAGCCGGGTTTCATGGGCGTAACCCGACTCGACAAGGCTTTCCTGCTCAGCCATGAACGCCGCGAACTGCGCCTTGGTGTTCGCCAGTTCGCAAAAACCCCAGCGCAGGTCGCAATCGATGTTGTGCTCACGGATGCGCTTGCCCACGAGCTCCACCGATTCAATCCCGGCGCGCTCAAGGTAACGCACGCCTTCGTGACCGACATGCTTGGTGAATCCACTGACGTCATGCCCGATGCCGCGAATCAACTGACCGCCGTTGCGCCCGCTGGCGCCCCAGCCGATCCGTCGGGCCTCCAGCAGAATCACCGAGAGCCCGCGCTGCGCCAGTTCGATCGCAGTGTTGATCCCGGTAAATCCGCCGCCGATCACGCAGACATCGGCCACGAGGTCTTCGGCCAGCGCGGGGAAGGGCGCGAGCGTATTGGCCGACGCGGCGTAATAGGAACGCGCATGTTGGTTGCTGTACTGGTTCATTTGTTGGACTTCACTTTGCTCCAGGAACGGGTCATCAAACGCATGATCGCCTGGGGCGGGGTGGTCGAGATGTAGAGCTTGTCGAGAACGGTTTGAGGCGGGTAAACCTCGGGATTGTTCACCAGTTCAGCGTCCATGTATTGCTTGGCGGCGGGGTTCGGGTTGGCGTAACCGACCGAGGCGCTGACCTTGGCGATCACTTGCGGGTCCAGCAGGTAATTGATGAAGGCGTGAGCCTCTTTCGGGTTGCTCGCATCGGAAGGAACCGCCAGCAAATCGAACCACAGATTACTGCCTTCCTTCGGGATGGCGTAAGCGATGTTCACGCCGTTCTTGGCTTCCTTGGCGCGGTTGGCCGCCTGGAATACGTCGCCGGAGTAACCGAAGGCCACGCAGATGTCGCCGTTGGCCAGGTCCGACACGTACTTGGACGAGTGGAAGTAGGTGATATAGGGCCGGATGCTCAGCAGCTTGGCTTCGGCTTTTTTGAAGTCTTCCGGGTTCTCGCTGCGTGGGTCCATGCCCATGTAGTTGAGGATGGCGGGGAACACTTCGTCCGCCGAGTCCATCATCGACACGCCGCACTGACTGAGTTTCTTGATGTTTTCCGGTTCGAACAACACGGCCCAGGAATCGATGTGATCGATGCCCAGCACTTGCTTGACCTTGTCGACGTTGTAACCGATGCCGTTGGTGCCCCACAGGTACGGAACGGAATGTTCGTTGCCCGGATCGTTCTTCTCCAGCAGTGCCAGCAGTTTCGGGTCGAGGTTCTTGAAGTTCGGCAACTGCGCGCGATCGAGCTTGAGGAACGCACCGGCCTTCACCTGGCGAGCGAGGAAGTGGTTGGACGGCACCACCACGTCATACCCGGTGCGGCCGGCGAGCAGTTTGCCCTCGAGGGTTTCGTTGGAATCGAAGACGTCGTAGATCACCTTGATCCCGGTTTTCGCCTGGAAGTCGGCGAGGGTGGTTTCGCCGATGTAGTCGGTCCAGTTGTAGACGCTGACCTGTGGTTGAGCATGGGCCCCCACACTGCACAACAGCGCCAGAGCGGCGGGAACCATGGTTTTCAACAGACGCATAACGACACCTCTTGGATTTATTGGATTTTGCAGGCGTTGGCATTTTCCTTGTGGGA
Proteins encoded in this window:
- a CDS encoding PqiC family protein translates to MVSSLKMTLVTALMLLAACRSEPIQFHTLTPAQLSGTARGNGGEILIEGISVPPQVDRPQIVIRQGNSGLAILETEWWAASLVDELRSALVDQLANSSPQRKVSVRVEVQRFDSVPGQYALMDVKWRLRSPGAGDTTLVSCRSTLQTPSGPSIDDLVIAQQNNVKRLAALISQAASGTQRGCPVSQ
- a CDS encoding intermembrane transport protein PqiB; this encodes MKSQATDGPQAPGEAPIKTRRFSVSLVWIVPIVAVLVGISLVVHSILQEGPTITVTFKTGSGLTANKTEVKYRNVVIGHVSDVELSNDQKSVNATIKLAKQAESFTREDSQFWVVRPRIGAGGVSGIDTLLSGDYIGADIGQSNARAKNFTGLENPPPITYGEPGKRFTLNAPDLGSLDIGSPVYYRKIPVGQVVAYALNADGKGVNIEVFIHSPNDAYVTENTRFWNASGIDVNVGANGFAVKTESLSSILVGGIAFRAPEYSPNDTPAIEDKAFELFEDQQTALAPPNGKAQYLSLRFDQALRGLKVGAPVEFLGIEFGRVVSVNLDFDPKKRSFPVNVGIVIYPQRLGQAHIKMLEALKHDPNDEAAGVRLMGTFIENGLRAQARSGNLLTGQLYIALDFYPKAEKVVFDPTARPVSIPTIPGSLEQLQEKLEGMVNKINQLPIERIAGNLDSNLVELRKGLAQFNAKTLPGVQTTLADVSKTLQSASSTLAEDSPQREQLTQTLDELGRMSRSLRELSDYLGRHPESLIRGRPENAAPLDLKAPPRN
- a CDS encoding paraquat-inducible protein A; translated protein: MTTPPVASELNLCLCHSCGLACDMTGEPHECERCGAPLHRRKTNALTRTWAYLLTSLVFYIPANVLPVMNTKMVGNGADSTIMGGVLDFWQHGAWDIALIIFIASIAVPGIKFVALTLLLVTVQRNSQWARKERSKMYRFVELIGYWSMLDVIVVALVASLVKFQALADIEPRAGILFFGLVVVFTMLSAMSFDPRLIWDQHHSNNEEVMDEVASH
- a CDS encoding paraquat-inducible protein A, whose translation is MATTDQLIICEHCDCVYQKVTLAKHQKTLCTRCGGVLQRYNGLSVEQRLALTVTALMLWIFANFYPVMSISLQGLKNSATLWDSVMALTLGPITFIALVAAISMIIAPIFQLLLLIWVLSFALVSRRSPGFRFCMRWLETLRPWSMLEVCLLGAMVAVIKLAGLLDVLPGIGLFALAILSLMMIRIAGRDVRELWDVL
- a CDS encoding NAD(P)/FAD-dependent oxidoreductase yields the protein MNQYSNQHARSYYAASANTLAPFPALAEDLVADVCVIGGGFTGINTAIELAQRGLSVILLEARRIGWGASGRNGGQLIRGIGHDVSGFTKHVGHEGVRYLERAGIESVELVGKRIREHNIDCDLRWGFCELANTKAQFAAFMAEQESLVESGYAHETRLVGPEQIREQVVNSGVYAGGLVDMGSGHLHPLNLVLGEARLAQSLGVQIFEQSPVLELIHGSTVQVRCAGGTVRAGSLVLACNAHLDELEPKLNGKVLPAGSYIIATEPLAPEVAAQLIPHNLALCDQKVGLDYYRLSADRRLLFGGACHYSGRDPADIAAYMRPQMLKVFPQLADVRIDYQWGGKIGITANRFPQVGRLRQHPNVFYAQGYSGHGLNVTHWCAKLLGEAIHAGHSQGFDVFSAVPHMTFPGGPMLRSPLLALGMFWYRLRELLG
- a CDS encoding polyamine ABC transporter substrate-binding protein; its protein translation is MRLLKTMVPAALALLCSVGAHAQPQVSVYNWTDYIGETTLADFQAKTGIKVIYDVFDSNETLEGKLLAGRTGYDVVVPSNHFLARQVKAGAFLKLDRAQLPNFKNLDPKLLALLEKNDPGNEHSVPYLWGTNGIGYNVDKVKQVLGIDHIDSWAVLFEPENIKKLSQCGVSMMDSADEVFPAILNYMGMDPRSENPEDFKKAEAKLLSIRPYITYFHSSKYVSDLANGDICVAFGYSGDVFQAANRAKEAKNGVNIAYAIPKEGSNLWFDLLAVPSDASNPKEAHAFINYLLDPQVIAKVSASVGYANPNPAAKQYMDAELVNNPEVYPPQTVLDKLYISTTPPQAIMRLMTRSWSKVKSNK